One part of the Phoenix dactylifera cultivar Barhee BC4 chromosome 4, palm_55x_up_171113_PBpolish2nd_filt_p, whole genome shotgun sequence genome encodes these proteins:
- the LOC103720069 gene encoding uncharacterized protein LOC103720069 isoform X2, with protein sequence MAIATCADATLWCPSRGSLNFRKCWLQISPVCRRWQLKAPRNFSDRKRKNVSINEGFRAFSIRVRAGPDKSDDTFEEIVGDGDHSSQGNGGELARSTIALSEARSNQEATGKERDELLEELAQSQAKLQEYADMIKHDKELAVAELEAAESLFNHKLQESIEDKVALESKLVLAKQDAIELAVQVEKLAELAFQQATSHILEDAWLRVSAAETSAAEAAYRIEEQIRSAAEGTISSIADQSTDAINKALSAAEQASSHAKKSVSALSGGENLMDEIAALRSQNFALQNAVSDLESRLLIMKSEAEGFKSELEQALAQAKASYLRANAAEKALNDLQELTKKKSVEKEEEVRSLLEKMKEEAAEREKAAGKAFKVELESFMAAVEAIKETARIKDQAYMRRCAALQRSLKASEAASEVWRRRAEIAESILHGEKSPGEDEEDVDYLVNGGRIDLLTGDDSQKWKLLVEGPRREIPEWMARRITTICPRLPPRKVNMSEALAAKSLSLNLPKPDEVWSIAQEKPKEADMLVEHVIEKEAVEKKRKALERALQRKTVQWQRTPEQTKLEPGTGTGHEIVFQGFNWESWRRRWYLELAPKAADLSQSGMTAVWFPPPTESVAPQGYMPSDLYNLNSAYGSMEELKQCIKEMHARDLLALGDVVLNHRCAQKQSPNGVWNIFDGKLAWGPEAIVCDDPNFQGRGNPSTGDIFHAAPNIDHSQEFVRRDIKDWLNWLRSDIGFDGWRLDFVRGFSGGYVKEYIESSNPAFAIGEYWDSLAYEGGNLCYNQDAHRQRIVNWINATGGTSSAFDVTTKGILHSALHNQYWRLIDPQGKPTGVMGWWPSRAVTFLENHDTGSTQGHWPFPRDKLGQGYAYILTHPGTPSRHHYRAN encoded by the exons ATGGCTATTGCCACCTGCGCTGATGCAACCCTGTGGTGTCCTTCTCGTGGTTCACTCAATTTCCGCAAATGTTGGCTCCAGATTTCACCAGTCTGCCGCAGGTGGCAGCTGAAAGCTCCTAGGAATTTTTCTGATAGAAAAAG GAAAAATGTATCAATTAATGAAGGCTTCCGTGCATTCAGTATTAGAGTACGTGCTGGCCCG GACAAGTCCGATGACACCTTTGAAGAGATTGTTGGAGATGGAGATCACTCTTCACAAGGCAATGGTGGTGAACTTGCTCGGTCCACTATTGCGCTGTCTGAGGCAAGATCAAATCAGGAGGCCActggaaaagagagagatgagTTACTTGAAGAGTTGGCACAGTCACAGGCTAAGCTGCAGGAATATGCTGATATGATAAAGCATGACAAGGAATTAGCAGTTGCAGAACTCGAAGCAGCTGAATCTCTGTTCAATCACAAGCTGCAGGAATCAATCGAGGACAAAGTTGCTTTGGAATCCAAGTTGGTTCTTGCCAAACAAGATGCGATTGAACTTGCTGTGCAGGTTGAGAAATTAGCAGAACTTGCTTTCCAGCAAGCTACCTCTCACATATTAGAAGATGCTTGGTTAAGGGTGTCTGCTGCGGAAACTTCTGCTGCCGAAGCAGCTTATCGCATCGAGGAACAGATAAGAAGTGCTGCTGAGGGTACTATCTCCTCTATTGCTGATCAATCAACAGATGCAATAAACAAGGCCTTGTCTGCAGCAGAACAAGCCAGCAGCCATGCAAAAAAATCTGTATCGGCTCTCTCTGGTggagaaaatttgatggatgagATTGCAGCTCTTCGGTCTCAAAATTTTGCATTACAGAATGCTGTCAGTGATTTAGAATCTCGATTGCTTATTATGAAAAGTGAGGCTGAGGGATTTAAGTCTGAGTTGGAACAAGCTCTAGCACAAGCAAAGGCTTCTTATCTTCGTGCTAATGCTGCAGAAAAAGCCCTGAATGATCTTCAAGAACTAACTAAGAAGAAGTCTGttgaaaaggaagaggaagtcAGGTCATTGTTAGAGAAAATGAAGgaggaggcggcagaaaggGAAAAAGCAGCTGGAAAGGCTTTCAAGGTTGAACTGGAAAGCTTCATGGCTGCCGTTGAAGCCATCAAGGAAACAGCACGTATAAAAGACCAAGCCTATATGAGGAGATGTGCTGCCCTGCAGAGATCTCTGAAAGCATCTGAAGCTGCTTCAGAGGTCTGGAGACGGAGAGCAGAGATTGCAGAGTCAATCTTGCATGGGGAAAAATCACctggagaagatgaagaagatgtggACTATCTAGTTAATGGAGGAAGGATTGATCTTTTGACTGGTGATGATTCACAAAAGTGGAAACTGCTTGTTGAAGGTCCTCGAAGAGAGATACCTGAATGGATGGCCCGTAGGATTACAACTATCTGTCCTAGGTTGCCACCGAGAAAAGTTAATATGTCTGAGGCACTAGCAGCAAAATCCCTGTCATTGAACTTGCCCAAACCTGATGAAGTGTGGTCTATAGCACAAGAAAAACCAAAAGAGGCAGATATGCTTGTTGAGCATGTAATTGAGAAAGAAGCTGTAGAGAAGAAGCGGAAGGCTTTGGAACGTGCTTTACAGAGGAAAACTGTACAATGGCAAAGGACCCCTGAACAAACAAAATTAG AGCCTGGCACTGGCACTGGGCATGAGATCGTG TTTCAAGGATTCAATTGGGAAAGCTGGAGAAGGAGGTGGTACCTGGAGCTAGCTCCTAAAGCTGCAGATCTATCGCAGTCTGGGATGACAGCAGTGTGGTTTCCCCCACCAACAGAATCTGTTGCCCCTCAAG GTTATATGCCTTCTGATCTTTACAACTTGAACTCTGCTTATGGTTCTATGGAGGAGCTTAAACAATGTATCAAGGAAATGCATGCTCGAGATCTTCTG GCCTTGGGAGATGTTGTACTTAATCATCGATGTGCACAGAAACAG AGTCCAAATGGAGTGTGGAATATTTTTGATGGCAAGCTTGCATGGGGACCTGAGGCTATTGTCTGTGATGATCCAAATTTCCAAGGTCGTGGAAATCCATCAACTG GTGATATCTTTCATGCAGCTCCTAACATAGATCATTCTCAAGAATTTGTTCGAAGAGATATCAAGGATTGGTTGAACTGGCTTCGAAGTGATATTGGCTTTGATGGATGGCGCCTCGACTTTGTAAG AGGATTCTCTGGTGGCTATGTGAAGGAATATATTGAATCTTCAAATCCTGCATTTGCTATTGGAGAATATTGGGATAGTTTGGCATATGAAGGTGGCAATTTATGCTACAATCAAG ATGCTCATCGGCAAAGAATTGTCAACTGGATCAATGCCACTGGAGGCACGTCATCTGCATTTGATGTCACAACAAAG GGCATTCTCCACTCTGCTTTGCATAACCAATATTGGAGGTTGATAGATCCTCAGGGGAAACCAACAGGAGTCATGGGATGGTGGCCCTCACGTGCAGTGACATTTTTAGAGAACCATGACACAGGATCTACCCAG GGACATTGGCCATTTCCACGGGACAAGCTTGGGCAAGGATATGCCTACATTCTTACACACCCTGGAACG CCTTCGAGACACCATTACAGAGCTAATTGA
- the LOC103720069 gene encoding uncharacterized protein LOC103720069 isoform X1 produces MAIATCADATLWCPSRGSLNFRKCWLQISPVCRRWQLKAPRNFSDRKRKNVSINEGFRAFSIRVRAGPDKSDDTFEEIVGDGDHSSQGNGGELARSTIALSEARSNQEATGKERDELLEELAQSQAKLQEYADMIKHDKELAVAELEAAESLFNHKLQESIEDKVALESKLVLAKQDAIELAVQVEKLAELAFQQATSHILEDAWLRVSAAETSAAEAAYRIEEQIRSAAEGTISSIADQSTDAINKALSAAEQASSHAKKSVSALSGGENLMDEIAALRSQNFALQNAVSDLESRLLIMKSEAEGFKSELEQALAQAKASYLRANAAEKALNDLQELTKKKSVEKEEEVRSLLEKMKEEAAEREKAAGKAFKVELESFMAAVEAIKETARIKDQAYMRRCAALQRSLKASEAASEVWRRRAEIAESILHGEKSPGEDEEDVDYLVNGGRIDLLTGDDSQKWKLLVEGPRREIPEWMARRITTICPRLPPRKVNMSEALAAKSLSLNLPKPDEVWSIAQEKPKEADMLVEHVIEKEAVEKKRKALERALQRKTVQWQRTPEQTKLEPGTGTGHEIVFQGFNWESWRRRWYLELAPKAADLSQSGMTAVWFPPPTESVAPQGYMPSDLYNLNSAYGSMEELKQCIKEMHARDLLALGDVVLNHRCAQKQSPNGVWNIFDGKLAWGPEAIVCDDPNFQGRGNPSTGDIFHAAPNIDHSQEFVRRDIKDWLNWLRSDIGFDGWRLDFVRGFSGGYVKEYIESSNPAFAIGEYWDSLAYEGGNLCYNQDAHRQRIVNWINATGGTSSAFDVTTKGILHSALHNQYWRLIDPQGKPTGVMGWWPSRAVTFLENHDTGSTQGHWPFPRDKLGQGYAYILTHPGTPVIFYDHFYDFSLRDTITELIESRRRAGIHCRSPVKIYHANNEGYVAKVDSSLVMKIGYFDWNPSKENNLGGTWQKFVDRGSDYQIWLRQ; encoded by the exons ATGGCTATTGCCACCTGCGCTGATGCAACCCTGTGGTGTCCTTCTCGTGGTTCACTCAATTTCCGCAAATGTTGGCTCCAGATTTCACCAGTCTGCCGCAGGTGGCAGCTGAAAGCTCCTAGGAATTTTTCTGATAGAAAAAG GAAAAATGTATCAATTAATGAAGGCTTCCGTGCATTCAGTATTAGAGTACGTGCTGGCCCG GACAAGTCCGATGACACCTTTGAAGAGATTGTTGGAGATGGAGATCACTCTTCACAAGGCAATGGTGGTGAACTTGCTCGGTCCACTATTGCGCTGTCTGAGGCAAGATCAAATCAGGAGGCCActggaaaagagagagatgagTTACTTGAAGAGTTGGCACAGTCACAGGCTAAGCTGCAGGAATATGCTGATATGATAAAGCATGACAAGGAATTAGCAGTTGCAGAACTCGAAGCAGCTGAATCTCTGTTCAATCACAAGCTGCAGGAATCAATCGAGGACAAAGTTGCTTTGGAATCCAAGTTGGTTCTTGCCAAACAAGATGCGATTGAACTTGCTGTGCAGGTTGAGAAATTAGCAGAACTTGCTTTCCAGCAAGCTACCTCTCACATATTAGAAGATGCTTGGTTAAGGGTGTCTGCTGCGGAAACTTCTGCTGCCGAAGCAGCTTATCGCATCGAGGAACAGATAAGAAGTGCTGCTGAGGGTACTATCTCCTCTATTGCTGATCAATCAACAGATGCAATAAACAAGGCCTTGTCTGCAGCAGAACAAGCCAGCAGCCATGCAAAAAAATCTGTATCGGCTCTCTCTGGTggagaaaatttgatggatgagATTGCAGCTCTTCGGTCTCAAAATTTTGCATTACAGAATGCTGTCAGTGATTTAGAATCTCGATTGCTTATTATGAAAAGTGAGGCTGAGGGATTTAAGTCTGAGTTGGAACAAGCTCTAGCACAAGCAAAGGCTTCTTATCTTCGTGCTAATGCTGCAGAAAAAGCCCTGAATGATCTTCAAGAACTAACTAAGAAGAAGTCTGttgaaaaggaagaggaagtcAGGTCATTGTTAGAGAAAATGAAGgaggaggcggcagaaaggGAAAAAGCAGCTGGAAAGGCTTTCAAGGTTGAACTGGAAAGCTTCATGGCTGCCGTTGAAGCCATCAAGGAAACAGCACGTATAAAAGACCAAGCCTATATGAGGAGATGTGCTGCCCTGCAGAGATCTCTGAAAGCATCTGAAGCTGCTTCAGAGGTCTGGAGACGGAGAGCAGAGATTGCAGAGTCAATCTTGCATGGGGAAAAATCACctggagaagatgaagaagatgtggACTATCTAGTTAATGGAGGAAGGATTGATCTTTTGACTGGTGATGATTCACAAAAGTGGAAACTGCTTGTTGAAGGTCCTCGAAGAGAGATACCTGAATGGATGGCCCGTAGGATTACAACTATCTGTCCTAGGTTGCCACCGAGAAAAGTTAATATGTCTGAGGCACTAGCAGCAAAATCCCTGTCATTGAACTTGCCCAAACCTGATGAAGTGTGGTCTATAGCACAAGAAAAACCAAAAGAGGCAGATATGCTTGTTGAGCATGTAATTGAGAAAGAAGCTGTAGAGAAGAAGCGGAAGGCTTTGGAACGTGCTTTACAGAGGAAAACTGTACAATGGCAAAGGACCCCTGAACAAACAAAATTAG AGCCTGGCACTGGCACTGGGCATGAGATCGTG TTTCAAGGATTCAATTGGGAAAGCTGGAGAAGGAGGTGGTACCTGGAGCTAGCTCCTAAAGCTGCAGATCTATCGCAGTCTGGGATGACAGCAGTGTGGTTTCCCCCACCAACAGAATCTGTTGCCCCTCAAG GTTATATGCCTTCTGATCTTTACAACTTGAACTCTGCTTATGGTTCTATGGAGGAGCTTAAACAATGTATCAAGGAAATGCATGCTCGAGATCTTCTG GCCTTGGGAGATGTTGTACTTAATCATCGATGTGCACAGAAACAG AGTCCAAATGGAGTGTGGAATATTTTTGATGGCAAGCTTGCATGGGGACCTGAGGCTATTGTCTGTGATGATCCAAATTTCCAAGGTCGTGGAAATCCATCAACTG GTGATATCTTTCATGCAGCTCCTAACATAGATCATTCTCAAGAATTTGTTCGAAGAGATATCAAGGATTGGTTGAACTGGCTTCGAAGTGATATTGGCTTTGATGGATGGCGCCTCGACTTTGTAAG AGGATTCTCTGGTGGCTATGTGAAGGAATATATTGAATCTTCAAATCCTGCATTTGCTATTGGAGAATATTGGGATAGTTTGGCATATGAAGGTGGCAATTTATGCTACAATCAAG ATGCTCATCGGCAAAGAATTGTCAACTGGATCAATGCCACTGGAGGCACGTCATCTGCATTTGATGTCACAACAAAG GGCATTCTCCACTCTGCTTTGCATAACCAATATTGGAGGTTGATAGATCCTCAGGGGAAACCAACAGGAGTCATGGGATGGTGGCCCTCACGTGCAGTGACATTTTTAGAGAACCATGACACAGGATCTACCCAG GGACATTGGCCATTTCCACGGGACAAGCTTGGGCAAGGATATGCCTACATTCTTACACACCCTGGAACG CCTGTAATATTTTATGATCATTTCTATGACTTCAGCCTTCGAGACACCATTACAGAGCTAATTGAGTCCCGAAGACGAGCTGGAATACACTGCAGGAGCCCTGTCAAGATATACCATGCAAACAATGAGGGATACGTTGCCAAAGTCGACAGCAGCCTTGTGATGAAGATAGGATACTTCGACTGGAACCCTTCCAAAGAGAATAATTTGGGGGGGACCTGGCAGAAGTTCGTTGACAGGGGTTCTGattatcagatttggttgagacaGTAA